A window from Telopea speciosissima isolate NSW1024214 ecotype Mountain lineage chromosome 8, Tspe_v1, whole genome shotgun sequence encodes these proteins:
- the LOC122672060 gene encoding uncharacterized protein LOC122672060 produces the protein MVAYFCLYELCGTNKNSQFETLKSLSAFIDKPWILAGDWNSYLNFEDKKGGRPLTNTALSSLNEFANSACISPIHHRGYQFTRSNGQFGVRRIDGKLDRVFSNGNWFNLFPNATVSTEVMASSDHRAIILHPDRTGTRSPQPFRFEALWLLETSFLDVVARTWLSRSPRGSPSFIMSRKLVKLQHSLRVWNHS, from the coding sequence ATGGTCGCTTACTTTTGTTTATATGAGCTGTGTGGAACAAACAAGAATTCTCAATTTGAAACTCTCAAATCTCTATCTGCATTCATTGATAAGCCTTGGATCTTGGCGGGGGATTGGAATTCGTACCTCAATTTTGAGGATAAGAAAGGAGGCAGACCTTTAACCAACACAGCCTTGTCCTCGTTAAATGAGTTTGCAAATTCGGCCTGCATCTCTCCCATCCATCATAGAGGCTATCAGTTCACAAGGAGCAATGGCCAGTTTGGAGTTCGCAGGATTGACGGAAAATTGGATCGTGTTTTCTCCAATGGTAATTGGttcaatctttttcccaatgCAACAGTTTCAACTGAGGTAATGGCTTCATCAGATCACAGAGCTATCATCTTACATCCTGATAGAACTGGTACACGATCTCCTCAACCATTTCGGTTTGAAGCACTTTGGCTTCTGGAGACTAGTTTCTTGGACGTAGTTGCTCGAACATGGTTGTCACGAAGTCCGAGAGGATCCCCCTCTTTTATAATGTCTCGAAAGTTGGTCAAACTCCAGCACTCCCTCAGAGTTTGGAATCACAGTTAG